A genomic stretch from Hoplias malabaricus isolate fHopMal1 chromosome 4, fHopMal1.hap1, whole genome shotgun sequence includes:
- the LOC136694924 gene encoding uncharacterized protein: protein MTKKNASVAASTSGSNEVDDSNVSSEQPGTSLRPARRTSAWYDLSKRGCTTKPLTAYALATGVHKRQLEARKYRPQVECHIVVIHDPEYEEMVRRFDETTFIGRTYRARGPKILEARTFIFLDEEPESSVKEEMPSTSRQQDVEGSVSGAEESVSSAGVVVAQVLDHPESTSTEQCAPTPATNSRRWKIGSRLRKALRAFSCCSASRDSNSEPEPAVQDEPNQNQGSRTPRRSGGFLRRLFHKRR from the exons atgacaaaaaaaaatgcctCAGTAGCTGCATCAACCTCTGGATCCAATGAGGTTGATGACAGCAACGTCAGCTCTGAGCAGCCTGGTACCAGTCTGCGTCCCGCCAGGAGGACTTCCGCTTGGTACGATTTATCAAAAAGAGGCTGCACGACAAAGCCCCTCACAGCCTACGCTCTCGCTACAGGGGTGCACAAACGACAGCTGGAGGCACGGAAATATAGGCCACAAGTGGAGTGTCATATTGTGGTCATTCATGACCCGGAGTACGAGGAGATGGTGCGGAGGTTTGACGAAACCACATTCATAGGTCGAACCTAtcgtgcgagaggtccgaagaTCTTAGAGGCACGGACCTTTATCTTCTTGGATGAAGAGCCTGAGAGCAGCGTCAAGGAGGAGATGCCTTCAACCAGTCGGCAGCAGGACGTTGAAGGCAGTGTCTCAG GTGCTGAAGAGAGCGTGTCATCGGCAGGAGTAGTGGTGGCTCAAGTTCTTGACCACCCTGAGAGCACCAGCACAGAGCAGTGTGCTCCAACTCCTGCCACAAACAGCAGACGGTGGAAGATTGGCTCCCGTCTGAGGAAGGCATTGAGAGCCTTCAGTTGCTGCTCTGCCTCCAGAGACAGCAACAGTGAACCTGAACCAGCGGTTCAGGACGAGCCCAATCAGAACCAGGGCTCCAGGACGCCTCGAAGATCTGGAGGGTTCCTGAGGAGGCTGTTCCACAAACGGAGATGA